A part of Leptospira andrefontaineae genomic DNA contains:
- a CDS encoding helix-turn-helix domain-containing protein: MAQIASTKITIGTFLNNTGQRLEEALEILGVSREALRDKIGVELSTISRYINGKREIPEPTLRLIASIYKISYTWLKDGLGEMFEAGALNAVETDLKVHDRIWRKLAKDPDLLEAVRILVEELPEADREVVINMILRLKGK; this comes from the coding sequence ATGGCACAAATTGCAAGCACAAAAATTACCATTGGCACATTTTTGAATAATACAGGACAAAGGCTAGAAGAGGCTCTGGAAATCCTTGGGGTTTCCCGTGAGGCATTACGAGACAAGATTGGTGTCGAATTGTCCACGATTAGCCGTTATATTAATGGGAAACGTGAAATCCCTGAGCCGACATTACGACTGATCGCATCCATTTACAAAATTTCCTACACGTGGCTGAAAGATGGCCTAGGGGAAATGTTCGAAGCTGGAGCCTTAAATGCAGTAGAAACGGACTTAAAGGTCCATGATCGAATCTGGAGAAAGCTTGCGAAGGATCCGGATTTACTGGAAGCAGTGAGGATCTTGGTGGAGGAACTTCCCGAAGCGGATCGCGAAGTGGTAATCAATATGATCCTGAGGCTGAAAGGAAAGTAA
- a CDS encoding matrixin family metalloprotease, translated as MKILALLILLNLFCAHNTPDHDISEENKALLRIAHPADETQKKVFKAASLWGVGIDVYPILGRILDAKNLIYFSDGDCDGLTGFDLDACVDFLASPIGTGRCTKDFSENIISKSILIVRTDRIRETVNIALGLGIKFSDHSPSYIELYESEIQKTLTHEIGHCLGLDHSSDIGSVMYKDSIPGFSAVSQHDIANVRGLYNSSENLEQNEAYEYYLPGMPFKQSKIPSFGVILKK; from the coding sequence ATGAAAATCTTAGCTCTCTTAATCCTTCTAAACCTATTCTGCGCACACAATACTCCGGACCATGATATCTCCGAAGAGAACAAGGCACTTCTACGGATTGCACATCCAGCGGATGAAACTCAGAAAAAGGTATTTAAAGCTGCTTCGCTTTGGGGAGTTGGAATCGATGTGTATCCGATCTTAGGAAGGATCCTGGATGCAAAGAACCTAATCTATTTTTCAGACGGGGATTGCGATGGACTGACCGGTTTCGATCTGGATGCGTGTGTGGATTTCCTAGCTAGTCCTATTGGAACTGGTCGTTGTACGAAAGACTTTTCCGAAAATATAATTTCTAAATCGATACTTATCGTTCGGACTGATCGCATCCGTGAAACCGTGAACATTGCTTTAGGATTAGGAATAAAGTTTTCTGATCACTCCCCATCGTATATAGAGCTCTATGAATCGGAAATACAAAAGACGCTCACTCACGAGATCGGACACTGCCTTGGTCTTGACCATTCGTCAGATATTGGATCGGTAATGTACAAGGATTCGATACCCGGATTTTCTGCAGTATCTCAGCACGACATTGCGAACGTTCGTGGTCTTTACAATTCGTCTGAAAACTTAGAACAAAACGAAGCTTACGAATATTATCTTCCTGGGATGCCTTTCAAGCAGAGTAAGATCCCAAGTTTCGGTGTGATCCTAAAAAAATAA
- a CDS encoding LIC10906 family membrane protein, protein MNSINLTSILVAAFILLLGGYVYSAQPRNRLQTTYFLLSVALFGWLACLGFRIALPFELRELALNWTLIPVVLVPFLLYLVVRQVVGISENLSPFFRILNSLCIGFFLVVTVSCEAVEIREPAKFSYKATWKYHTLIMYSAVYILWSIGLMGKGITRSRGMNRVRSFLLLLGASIGLVGSILCVYVFPLLGIFVAQYSAIGLGISAVLWAVAILHYDAFEIKDKLLAGESVPFLTRYSNIPVMGLYSFLDPSEYRIKSLKQKAFLVHRVILQNHMLLLGTEWDDTLRAKIIAKRFGNYLK, encoded by the coding sequence ATGAATTCTATAAATTTGACAAGTATACTGGTGGCAGCTTTTATCCTTCTTTTGGGAGGCTATGTATACTCCGCCCAACCAAGGAATAGACTTCAGACGACCTACTTTCTTTTGTCGGTCGCTCTCTTTGGTTGGCTCGCTTGTCTTGGGTTCCGGATTGCTCTTCCTTTTGAGCTTCGTGAGTTGGCTCTTAACTGGACTTTGATTCCGGTTGTTCTTGTCCCGTTCCTGCTCTACCTGGTTGTCCGTCAGGTAGTGGGAATATCAGAAAACCTCTCACCTTTTTTCCGGATCCTTAATTCACTTTGTATCGGTTTCTTTCTAGTCGTCACTGTTTCTTGCGAAGCGGTTGAGATACGAGAGCCAGCGAAATTTTCCTACAAAGCGACTTGGAAGTATCACACCCTAATAATGTATTCTGCAGTATACATTCTCTGGTCGATCGGATTGATGGGAAAGGGGATCACTCGCTCTCGTGGGATGAACCGGGTTCGGAGTTTCTTACTTCTCCTGGGAGCAAGTATCGGACTAGTTGGATCAATTCTTTGTGTATATGTTTTTCCGCTCCTCGGAATTTTTGTGGCTCAATATTCAGCGATCGGTCTCGGGATCTCTGCAGTTCTTTGGGCAGTTGCAATTTTACATTACGATGCATTCGAAATTAAAGATAAGCTGCTCGCAGGGGAATCCGTTCCTTTCTTAACACGTTACTCGAATATTCCAGTGATGGGATTGTACAGCTTCTTGGATCCTTCTGAGTATCGGATAAAGTCGCTCAAACAAAAGGCCTTCCTTGTCCACCGAGTGATTCTACAAAACCACATGCTACTTCTTGGAACTGAATGGGACGATACTCTTCGGGCGAAAATTATTGCGAAGAGGTTTGGGAATTATTTGAAATAG
- a CDS encoding LBL_2463 family protein, with translation MSLKTLEPTTKTLLPATKKGAFQIRIIEGVSAPEELAALKQFISRIYSEAGYVNSPYKNIDLDPWSTWFYVTLGDQILSAMRIVEKKPENFIPLEQAIKHNSIPQIRYALLEDNVADWNSVAFERTLNGAKAAKINFAVVANYCIKQGFDMVYGMYNPVLEGIQSIYLEAGARVSERFPGPVYFPGFELKGELALLQIVEISKTTLHQIAAKV, from the coding sequence ATGTCTCTTAAAACGTTAGAACCAACTACAAAAACATTGCTCCCAGCCACGAAAAAAGGGGCATTTCAGATTCGAATTATTGAAGGAGTCTCCGCTCCGGAAGAGCTCGCAGCACTGAAACAATTTATTTCCAGAATATATTCCGAAGCAGGATACGTAAATTCTCCTTATAAAAACATCGATTTAGATCCCTGGTCAACATGGTTTTATGTCACATTAGGAGATCAAATTCTCTCGGCGATGAGGATCGTAGAAAAAAAACCTGAAAATTTTATTCCGTTAGAACAGGCTATAAAACACAATTCCATACCCCAAATCAGGTACGCGCTATTGGAGGATAACGTAGCAGATTGGAACTCAGTGGCATTCGAAAGAACGCTTAACGGAGCGAAGGCGGCAAAAATAAATTTCGCTGTAGTCGCGAATTATTGCATAAAACAGGGATTCGACATGGTTTACGGAATGTACAACCCAGTTCTAGAAGGAATCCAATCAATTTATTTAGAAGCGGGTGCTCGAGTGTCGGAAAGATTCCCTGGACCGGTATATTTTCCGGGATTCGAACTGAAAGGGGAGTTAGCTCTGCTACAGATCGTAGAAATCTCAAAAACCACTTTACACCAAATTGCGGCAAAGGTGTAG
- a CDS encoding SOS response-associated peptidase, protein MCNRFSAQLITLKDGTQRWIKVTFADSEYKFPFGTESFPNPPLPDRPVYYPGYDVFCVSHDGEAVTPEIRIWGNYPPWAPTRIANSKSENIFSSKHWGKYSTHNRCLIPATAFYEWEYETEKIKHNTKIEIAGRESFVFAGIYGEDINPKTKVKEHWCTILTQEANDRMKEIHNHGENRWRQPVILADENLEAWLDPSYNDPEKLSKLINSYPSSWVIATRIPSDIAPRKKKQENTLFDIED, encoded by the coding sequence ATGTGTAATCGATTCAGCGCTCAACTCATTACCCTAAAGGATGGAACCCAGCGCTGGATCAAAGTCACATTTGCAGACTCCGAATATAAGTTTCCATTCGGTACCGAAAGTTTTCCAAATCCACCACTACCTGACAGACCGGTTTATTATCCTGGGTATGATGTATTTTGTGTTTCGCACGATGGGGAGGCGGTAACTCCGGAGATTAGAATTTGGGGAAACTATCCACCATGGGCACCGACAAGAATAGCCAATAGTAAATCGGAAAACATTTTCTCCTCAAAGCACTGGGGAAAATATTCAACCCACAATCGTTGCCTTATTCCCGCAACGGCATTCTACGAATGGGAATACGAGACGGAGAAAATAAAACACAATACTAAGATAGAAATCGCTGGCCGGGAATCTTTCGTCTTTGCCGGAATTTATGGGGAGGATATAAATCCGAAAACGAAAGTGAAAGAGCATTGGTGTACTATTCTCACTCAGGAAGCCAACGATCGAATGAAGGAAATCCACAACCACGGAGAAAACCGTTGGAGACAGCCGGTCATTCTCGCGGATGAGAATCTGGAAGCTTGGTTGGACCCTTCGTACAACGATCCCGAAAAACTTTCGAAGCTGATCAACTCGTACCCCTCATCTTGGGTGATCGCAACGCGGATCCCGTCCGATATCGCACCTCGCAAGAAGAAACAAGAAAATACGTTATTCGACATCGAAGACTAA
- a CDS encoding ParA family protein, which yields MKIITLASLKGGVGKTTDAVFLGQAYSSLGKRVLVADLDPNNNLTDYYLRNISVDEISARNIKHVFLGRIELKDAVYQTSFGPDCIPATPKLASINSELNNDFGAVLLFDKMLKESGYDIIILDTPPADCFELRAGVFVSDLVVCPISYSRWTIHGYEILEDMVSTNRKTGRKIDLICLPSNVSPKKSEGLLEITDQIPVLQTHITRNDGLENAVTLGAKLKVTSNAWSQFLDLAHEVA from the coding sequence GTGAAGATAATTACTCTTGCATCTTTAAAAGGCGGAGTCGGAAAAACTACCGATGCTGTTTTTTTGGGGCAAGCGTATTCTTCCTTGGGGAAACGCGTACTTGTAGCGGACTTAGACCCAAACAACAATTTAACCGATTATTACCTCCGAAATATTTCCGTAGATGAAATCTCGGCTCGTAATATTAAGCATGTTTTCCTTGGAAGAATCGAGCTCAAGGACGCGGTATATCAAACCAGCTTTGGTCCTGACTGTATTCCTGCCACCCCAAAACTAGCCAGCATCAATTCCGAATTGAATAACGATTTTGGAGCAGTTTTACTATTTGATAAAATGCTTAAGGAATCCGGGTATGATATTATAATTTTAGATACTCCTCCTGCAGATTGTTTTGAACTTCGTGCAGGTGTTTTCGTGAGCGATCTGGTAGTCTGTCCAATCTCCTATTCACGGTGGACCATCCATGGTTATGAAATTCTGGAAGATATGGTTTCAACAAATCGTAAGACCGGAAGGAAAATAGATTTAATTTGCCTGCCCTCAAATGTATCGCCAAAGAAGTCTGAAGGACTTTTGGAAATCACCGATCAGATCCCGGTTCTACAAACTCACATCACTAGGAATGATGGGTTAGAAAATGCTGTGACCCTCGGTGCAAAACTAAAAGTGACATCGAATGCCTGGTCCCAGTTCCTGGACCTTGCTCACGAGGTGGCATGA
- a CDS encoding DUF3102 domain-containing protein, giving the protein MMGNERKKEAILGSRTGFSRTEEAKDIVVDSAAKDLNALHQSILTSGKNMVKFAIEAGEILTKKKAELKHGEFLPWVEENLTFKIRTAQRYLKIYESRDSINASALTHLEDAYKLVAGPSTSEKEINPDFVDGIDPKILYKKYRNGESITKSERKSLREFLTSEKERILTTAKSKVSRIEEELKHL; this is encoded by the coding sequence ATGATGGGAAATGAAAGGAAGAAAGAAGCAATCCTTGGGAGTCGAACCGGCTTTTCCCGAACCGAGGAAGCAAAAGATATCGTCGTTGATAGCGCCGCAAAAGACCTCAATGCACTGCATCAATCGATCCTCACATCCGGGAAAAACATGGTAAAGTTCGCGATCGAAGCCGGAGAGATCCTGACTAAGAAAAAGGCCGAACTTAAGCATGGAGAATTTTTACCCTGGGTCGAGGAAAATCTCACGTTCAAAATTAGGACCGCACAACGTTATTTGAAAATTTACGAATCCCGTGACTCGATAAATGCGTCAGCGCTGACGCATTTGGAAGATGCTTATAAATTAGTTGCAGGCCCATCAACCTCAGAGAAGGAAATCAATCCAGATTTCGTGGATGGAATCGATCCAAAAATCCTGTATAAAAAATACCGGAATGGCGAATCTATCACTAAGTCCGAAAGAAAATCTCTTAGGGAATTTCTCACGTCCGAAAAGGAAAGAATACTTACGACTGCGAAATCCAAGGTCTCAAGAATTGAAGAAGAGCTAAAACATCTCTAA
- a CDS encoding helix-turn-helix domain-containing protein, with protein MEIKMEGTHLRIPSGFMHDKRIHPKERSNLFAVLGAFWSFAGKGNTCYPGIGKTAEDFERTKKTTLCSRSGLGKNSVVKAKKRLAELGWIQVTRVGQGKNDLVLLLEKPIEVGAVVYPSNVQTPVKGNSETFNEDSAELQNSSPMAGSPESVPQGEASIVQEHVQLNIEEHIPKAFVEWAKGKLSRSSVELIVEAYEKQDTTCWVNPFGLNQPSTLHLIFKKWMSEKLTVTT; from the coding sequence ATGGAAATTAAAATGGAAGGAACGCATCTTCGTATCCCTAGCGGATTTATGCACGACAAACGGATCCACCCGAAAGAAAGATCAAACCTGTTCGCTGTATTAGGTGCATTTTGGAGTTTCGCAGGGAAAGGAAATACTTGCTATCCGGGGATAGGAAAAACGGCAGAAGATTTCGAGCGAACCAAAAAAACTACTCTCTGTTCAAGATCCGGACTCGGAAAGAATTCTGTAGTGAAAGCAAAGAAGCGTTTAGCAGAACTCGGCTGGATTCAGGTAACCAGAGTAGGGCAGGGGAAAAACGATTTAGTATTACTACTCGAAAAGCCAATCGAGGTCGGGGCCGTAGTTTACCCGTCAAACGTCCAGACTCCCGTCAAAGGGAATTCAGAAACTTTCAACGAAGATTCCGCGGAATTGCAGAATTCCTCTCCCATGGCAGGTTCGCCCGAAAGTGTACCGCAAGGGGAGGCGAGCATAGTACAAGAACATGTACAACTGAATATAGAAGAACATATTCCAAAGGCATTCGTTGAGTGGGCAAAAGGAAAATTGAGTCGATCCAGTGTTGAGCTTATTGTAGAAGCCTACGAGAAACAGGACACTACTTGTTGGGTAAATCCCTTCGGGCTGAACCAGCCGAGCACTTTGCACTTGATTTTCAAGAAATGGATGAGCGAGAAGTTAACGGTTACAACATGA